The following is a genomic window from Amphiura filiformis chromosome 4, Afil_fr2py, whole genome shotgun sequence.
aactgttgtctgtgttgaaataaaattccagtgcaatagttgtagtccttgtccctataatatacatatcttacttgtcactaatgcgctataattattgagaaaaatgcaaaaataggcacaaaattgggcaggggtgtagtacccccttaactaaatGAAATCTCTTACCAGAAGCAGCAGGTGTCTCATCTTCTCCTAGTATCTCTGGGTCCTCAGCTTGCTGTTTATCTCCTCTAGTGCTGGCTTTTCTGGATTTTTGCGATGGCTTTTTGTACAGGCCAACATCAGAGTGTGATGACTAGAGTAAAGAAAAAGACACAATGTGATGGGGAAAATACCTGGTATTATATTGTTACAAAGTACTTTTTTCTGTGACAATGTTACGGTTAGGTGTGCTATCAAACCCTTGCCAATTTAGGCAGAGCAGTGCTGATCATGCAATGagtcattcatttgaaatgtaaacCATATCCAATGGGTGAAATTTTCTTGTGGGAGAGCTTGTAGGGTACTCCTTGGTTTACATCAACCTCATATACATATTCCCTCGTTTAAATCAATGGAATAACTCTTTTCCATTTACCGAGATGGAAGCAGCAATCTTTATGGACAGTTGGTATTGCTTAAAGATAGATGTTTCTACCATCAAAGATTCAACCTGCTaatgtttgtttggcttatataaagcggaaattattcggcttttgttactgtgtgcgtcaataaagtcccaactcacgttTGCGTAAATTCACACAAGCGTGcgtcagtcacgcattacgcaacacacGACTAGCGTAACCATTGCGTCCAACTGCGTGCAtatcattctatatcaatacacggtgttatgagtcttattttttccgcatTATATAAACTGAACAAACTTTACCAGCTGGTTGAAGCAAGAAATTCTAGGTTATCCGAGATTGAATACTTCTTACATGTGACTTCAAACAAAAGCTGGTCACACCCCATACAGATCAAGATTCTCATGGTAATGATGTCAAGTTCAACTTACATGTACCTTAACCGGCACACGGATGTCGTCATCAAGCAAGGAGGGGAAATCTTCTTTACATCTCACATCTGGGAGTGTCTTCACTGACCCTGACCTGAGCGAGAACACCAATGACCCTTCACCTGGAGCATACATAGCCTTCTCATTAGAATCTCCCTGAGTACCAAGGAATCTTCTCATCAAGGCAGctttacctgaaaacaaaattatacaaaaataatTTATGGTGGAGACAGATATGCAATTGctagtattatcatgattattgataaGGTCAAGTTCAAACTACAGTTCAACCTGCCGTTATCCAGACCTCTTTTATACAGATCTCTCTGTTATCAGGCTGTGTGACTTTCATTGAATGCTTTGACACCTTAATTTCATGCTAAAATTCATATTCTTGGGAGAACGGTACTTTGTATTGAAAGAGAAATCAGAATTAAATTAAGAAAATTTAGGAAGATTATATCCACATCACAAATGAGACAGAATTACAATTGCATgtacagttccaaagatatggtcattttagtatTGCTCAGAACAAATGAATTACAAAGAAAGTTGAATACTACGGTTAGAAGACAATACTAttatatcataatactaatcacggCGTGTCCGCAGTGCGCTAttgcggagtatcaacgggattgTGCGCGGaatacagtgcgcgcatcggaaagcattacagtgtgactgacaggtgcatctcatcggaccaatataggcctattttcaacacggAACGGATTCAATACGGAAcacatgcatataggcctatttcagcagattaacggcctatatccacgtccagatactaatttcgggtcgtccaatgtggtagcaggatagggcttggaagaggcgaatgatgggtttccagattatgggtaggcctaccgaagttgtgtcaagttgggtcttgatcattgagagacagatttcatagtagtttaaaatgTCAGGGCAGgtatgacaagtaagatatgtatattataggggcaaggactacaactactgtgctgaaaattcagcaactcaaagcaagtagttattgatttattgatcaaatattgattttccctcatttttgactgtaactccacaactgttatctgtgctgcaataaaatttccagtgcagtagttgtagtccttgcccctataatatacatatcttccttgtccccaatgtgctataatttttgagaaaaatgcaaaaataggcacaaaattgagcaggggtgtatAGAACCcccttaaaataattaatattgcCAACAAAttatgtgatgggaaactcaCAATCAACTTTCAAGGATAAGTATATGAGTCTGTACCTTCTTCCAAATCTACTGGTGTCATGAGAACATCTCTTGGGGTTGTTGCTGTTCCGTCTGTCATCGAGGATGGGGCATGCCCAGGTCTGGAGGAGCCATATTTACTAAGAATGCTTCCTCTTCCTATGCTCCTCTTTGGTCCTTGGGTTGTCAGTTGCTGGGCCCTGGACGactacaaaataatacatcattATGTTAAATTCAACATAAGAAAGTATAACAAATATTTACAATGTTTATGATTCCTTTATTCTCAAATGAATGCATCTTAGGCAAAATGTTAGACAGAAACCCATCCACCTATCAAAAGCTGATGGGTGGGAAAATCCTCAACCTGTCTTTTGGACAGGCAGTATTGGACAAGCAATTTAAAAAATGTATCTGAGAAAAAAACCCAGAGGAGCAACTTATTACAGCTATCAAATCATTAAGTGCAGTTATTGATATCCATATTTACCAGCAATCCCTTGTTTTCATAAAAGGCTCTTGGAAGTCTGATCTCACGGGGGTCAGGTTTAGGCCACAGCCCTCTGCCAAGTGATGTCACATACATAGGAGGTGTGGCATCAAACTCTGTCAACTCTTTGGTGTTTCCACTTATCTCTTGATGGACTGCTAACTCCCTGCTGATGTCCAGCTCCATGTTGATATCCTGTGCTGGTGTCATCTTCAAACACTTGTTGAATCTGGCCATTTTCTGTCAATAAAGTAAATTACAAAACAGTATTATGTGAATTTCAAAACTATACCTGATTAAGTTCTACCTCATTTAATCTTGTTCAAGGCGGTCTCTTATATTATGGGTATGGGCCGCCAGCGGATCTCCTCAGCCTATCTGAGGGGTATcaaaaaaagttttagaaatcgcccagaagtgaaaagagctatatcaatgaaattttgtcagtgcaatcactggtccttatgtacattatggtccaaaaatggtctcataagtatgtttactttttacaggagctagatgtcattacctgcctatgtaaccgcataaccagcaaaatggagaaaattgaggcatgcagcatgattaagttccattttaagggttacagtgcccagaaaatctgtgatgaaataaaaattccttttccaaaaagcaacagtgacatatcacaatcaccaccgaagattactttcatttcatcatcaattttctaggcactgcaacctttcaaaagcaggatcttaataacgctgcttgcctcaattttctcaatcttgcagtttatgcgcagtatcGGTAACTGGGgtagcaggttattggcatctagtgccacctgtaaacatacttatgagaccatttttgcaccttaatgtacataaggaccagtgattgcactgacaaaatttcattgatatagctctttcacttctgggcgatttctaaaaatttttgataccccctcgtattatcAAAGGCTACTCACAATCAAGGTGGGATGGGCGGCTTTCGCTAGTTGTGATGGAGAGGGTCAAATGGCAAATGATAATCTGATCTCACCATTAGCACTGCCAGCTTTCCAGGGTCAGTTTTAAGAACCACActagttttttttctttgtggAAGTTATGTAGTTCATTCATACAAATGAGACAATAAATTAATTGGGTAAACATGTACAACAAACTGACGAACATGTGAGCTTTGCTATTGTGGTACATGATTGGATGACTACTAACAGGCATGTCTACTAAAAATTGGAAGTACCTTTAAATttattcagacctaacttattggctgggaattgatgaaagaaacattttggcatttaaataatcttaatcggacattCCATTGGtggaacctcaagcatgatccTAGATCCTGCCATGGAAAAtatgttctgtctgaggtccagatgcacccaccatccaccaagtttgaggaacgtgcgacccctagtctccaagaaaataggcggaaaacggtttttactaatttgacctcagatgacctctgggtgaccttgacccactaatcaatacaaacttgttctgtcctaggtcaagatgcacctacccaccaagtttcatgcccatatcacagtttttactaatttgacccctagatgaccttgacctgaatcaatacaaacttgttctgtcccgggtcaagacgcacccacccgtcaagtttgaggaacgtgcgaccccagtctccgaaaaaacagtttttactaatttgacccctggatgaccttgggtgaccttgacccactaaccaaagtTACAAACGATTTCAAGACTTTGTACGAAGCTTTGTAAAAGTTTAGCGAAAAGGACCCCCAGTTGAAATAAActccttttcattttttttcattcctTAAAAAACCATATACATTGTACCATTCCCATGGCCATACCGCACTACCAGTAACTCACGACACAGCCACATTCATACTCATTATTATAATAAAACTTTGAAATCCTAGTATCCTTTTTAGTATTGCCAGCTGTTGAAAATAATAATGAccctatggtgaggaaggaacaatTACAACTGAACTACATGTAAGACCATGTTTCGGGCTAAACAGAGCTGAGAGCATAACTTTTTTAAGGCTTAAAGCTTCCCTTTCATTTACATGAATACTGATACTGATTTACTGCatgtatacgtcgaacaactgaatacatgcacaacgtacggaccaatatatttttgtaaacattttaggcctataacaaaatgtatattttcgtacaattgtacaactatcgtttctaccctatgacctataaaagttacctgttatcaaagtgtcgcATAAAAACTGGTCATCGTGAGgaatctttgatgctgaaaagtcacgatattcacgcagggacaggccgaaaaccttacctcgatcgtaaaatccagcccatgcatgtcataaataattcattattgtattgtgtaaatgtcactgattgtgtcgacgtattgttattgcacctgttacagcagaagtcatgctgaatttcagtttcagttttcagtttcagttttatttaccaaATGAATCATATTTCAAAACAAACGGTATTACAATGGAGggatgaccaaaaaagagcacaAGGCTCGTACAAGTTTGGCCACCCTGAAAGAAATTTATAAGAGAACTACTAATACTTAAATACTACGTGCAAAGACGACAGACATTATGAAGC
Proteins encoded in this region:
- the LOC140149586 gene encoding uncharacterized protein translates to MARFNKCLKMTPAQDINMELDISRELAVHQEISGNTKELTEFDATPPMYVTSLGRGLWPKPDPREIRLPRAFYENKGLLSSRAQQLTTQGPKRSIGRGSILSKYGSSRPGHAPSSMTDGTATTPRDVLMTPVDLEEGKAALMRRFLGTQGDSNEKAMYAPGEGSLVFSLRSGSVKTLPDVRCKEDFPSLLDDDIRVPVKVHSSHSDVGLYKKPSQKSRKASTRGDKQQAEDPEILGEDETPAASGQSFTFKDLAKEINNSPGDGSATRRIGKGRGRGRGRKMKELNDDFLGAGDLVGQDDGGNLQGDTLTDLFQAANVLQVEGLPADITQEEVVDLFALFGTVLGCHIMRDAHTRHSIGMAQLR